Genomic window (Candidatus Binataceae bacterium):
TCCCGTTGAACTTCACGATGATATCGCCGCGCTGGATCCCGGACTTGAGCGCCGGGCCCTCCTTCTCGACGTTGGCCACCAGCGCCCCTTCGGGCTTCGGCAGGTTGAACGATTGCGCGAGGTCGGGCGTGACTTCCTGGATCTCCACGCCAAGCCATCCGCGGACCACCTTGCCGTGCTCCTTGAGCTGTTGCATCACCTGCTTGGCGATGTCGATGGGGATCGCGAAACCAATCCCGGCGTTGCTGCCGGTGCTGCTGTAGATGGCGGTGTTGATTCCGATCACCTGACCCTTGGCGTTGAACAGCGGGCCGCCCGAATTGCCGGGATTGATCGAGGCGTCGGTCTGGATGAAGTCGTCGTAGTTACCGCCGAGCGCGCGCCCCTTGGCGCTGATAATTCCGGCCGTGACCGTCGAGGTAAAGCCGAACGGACTGCCGATCGCGACTACCCAGTCGCCAACCTCGGCCGAGTTCGAATCGCCGAGTGGCGCGACCGGCAAGGGCTGATGGGTGTCGATCTTGATCAACGCAAGGTCGGTTTTGGGATCCTTGCCCACGACCTTGGCGGTGAACTCGCGCTTGTCGAGCAGCCGGACGTGAATCTCGTCGGCGTGGCCGGCCACGTGGTTGTTGGTCAGGATATAGCCGTCGGGCGAAACGATCACGCCCGAGCCCAGCCCGTGCTGCTTGTATTCATGGGGAATCTGGCCGAAGAAGCGGCGGAACTGGTCAAACGGGTTCGCCTGGCCAAAGGGGCCCTGCTCCGGACCTCCCGGACCTCCCTGCCCACCCGGACCTCCCGGCCCCCCGGGGCCCATACCGCCTGGTCCCTCCGGCGAGTCGGGCGCGTCCGGAGAGTCGCCCGGCCCGCCCTGATCGCCAAATGGCGACCCGGCCTTCACCTGCTGCACGACGCTCACGTTGACCACCGACGGCATAACGCGCTTGACGAGCGGCGCAAAAGAAGGAATCGCTACGGCGGGCTCATTGGGTTCGGGCTGGTTGGCGGGCGCCGGCCCACGGTCGCCCTCCGCTTGCGCGGTTCGTTGCGCAGGCGCGGACTCGGGCTTGGCCTGTTGGGATTGCGATTTGGTCTGATCCTGCTGCGAGCTGCCGCTCCAGAAAGGAAAGGCTCCGGCGCGCGCAAAGGCGATCATGATACCCAGAAACACGCCGCAGGATGCTGCGGCGATCTTCCTAAACATTCAGTCTCCTCCTGGAGATGGCAAAGTTCCTGTCCGCTCGCTGAGCACAGCAATATCTACATGGTCTATGACGATGGCGGATGAGTTAAATTCAGGCGATGTGCGCCGCGGGTCTCTTTTTCGGCTAAAGATGCTGCCTGGCGTCCCGCTTGAACCGGGCCCTGATCCAGCTAACAAGTAAATCAGAAAATTCCCGCTAAGCAAACGCCTCCGTTCCCGCTCGGTCACCTGCGCCGCCCGGCCACATCGGGTAACGGCCATTCGCAGTTCCCTGCGGCCGTTCGCCGCCGTCCCATAGATTCCGGCCGGACAGTGCTGCGTCTGCCAACGTACTTCGCGGGCCGGCCTCCCGGACAGGCATGGAGGTTCACGGCTTCACGAGCGCTCCGCGCGCCCGGCCGCTGGGGTGGGACGGCCGCGGCCGGCCGCGCGGGGGCGGCGCGTTGGTCAGAATCGGGGCGGCATTTTTTTGTCGCTCCCTTGGTCTCTTTCAAGCCGGTTTCTTGTCGCTAACCAACCCGTTTGCATCCAGGCCGAGCAATTGCGGGCTTATTTCGACCCGATCTTTTGGGCACGCTCCCTGCCCTCTCGCCAAGGGGGGGGCGCGTCAGAGACCCCTACGAGCATCGGCTGCTCATGGTGTCCCAAGGCGGCCCTACGGTGCGGCCGCGATGCCAACGAGTATCGGCAATGTATCAGACTGAGATGCCAGACGCCGCATATCTCAGAGCTCGTACTGTACGTCGCATGAACGAGTATCAAAACGAGTATCAAATAGTCAGTCGCGAGCGGAAGCCTGAGCGATGCGGCAGCTAATAGTCAACAGCCAATAGCTATTGACAACGCCGAACCAATCGCACGCGGCGACACAATTAACGGAGAGCCTATATATGCGAGATCTTTGTGGCGTTCCGGTCCTTGACCACGGACGCAACGCGCGAAACGGATGCAACGATCATTGGGCGCAAACGCGGGCCATGATGCTGACGGCGGGCGCGGCTCTGCTGTTGATTGTTCAGTTCGCCTGGGCGACGCTGGCGCGCGCTCAGGCCGACATAGATTTGGGCAACACCAGCGCGATAGGCGTATTCACGACCAACACCGATTGGTCGATCGCCAAAAACGGCGGCTTCGCCAATGGCACGGCGAGCTGGACCGTCGGCGTGACTAAGATCTCCGTGAGCAATCAGACGGTCGAGGTCTTTGGCCGGATTGCAATTCAAAATACGGGTACCGGACCGGCGAAGCTCGGGAACATCATCGTCAACCTGCAACGCCCCTGCCCCGCGGCCAACGTATTCGTTTCAGAGGCAGTGGACGTCGCGGACGCCACCTTCGGCCAGGCGGCGACCTATGGCAACTTCGTCTCGTCGGCCTCGCACGAAAGTCTCAAGTACAACAAACCCGGTTCGCTCTGCGCGGGGCCGGGCAACTATGAGCTTTCGACGCCGCCCGATCCAACCGTGGACAAGACGGGCACGCTTTACACGACGGCGGCCTCGGGCACCGTCGACTTCATCAATGCCGCCGACAATTCCGTGTTCTCGCTGGTGCCGGAATTCAAACTGAGGGCGGGACAGTTGATTCGACTTTTCTACACGGCGACCTTCGACAACACTGTTCTGGGTCTCTCGCCTTTCGGACCGAATCTGCATGCCGAGGTGATCGTCAGCGTCAGCAACGCGGCGGCGGGAGTTCCGAACGGGATGCAATATATCGACGTCGATGACGACGACGGGCCGGCCGGAGAGGGTATCGGACCCGGCGGCGGGGACGACGCGGGCTGGTCGCAGAGCGCCGCATCGCGCAATGTATTTGCGCGCCTGCAGGCGGATTGCAACCGGACCGTAACGCTTTCCGACGCGCAGGGTCCTGCGAATCCGGTGTTGACCGGAACTGCCACGCTGATCACCTTCACCAGCTTCAACCCCTCCGGGACGCTCGCGATCGACGGCTCGACGATGAGCGACGGGCAGATTAATACGCAGAACGTAAGCGCGGCCATGGACGGCGGCAGTAACGGCGGCACAATAACGAATTGCGCCGCAATAAGCGCTCCGGACACGACCGTCACACTTACGATGGGCGACTTCAGCAAGGTCTTCACCGTATGTCCCGGGACCAACCAGACGGGCTGCGATGAAGAGAATGTGCCGCGAGCTACCGGTCCGGCTACACCGACACCCACCGAAACTCCAACGCCTACTGAAACGCCCACTCCGCTCGTGACGCCCACCCCGGTGGTAACGCCAACTCCGGACGTCACGCCAACGCCGGTGGTGACTCCGACCCCTGACGTGACGCCGACGCCGGTCCAGACGCCAACTCCTCTTATCACTCCAACTCCGATGGTCACGCCGACTCCGGTTGTCACTCCGACTCCAGTCGTGACGCCGACGCCGATCGTCACGCCCACTCCGACCGCCACGCCTCCTGTACGTCCGCCTTTCATCCAGGGCGAATTCTGCACCTATAACGAGGCTCACTGGTCGCACACCTGCGGCGCGAGCGACGCCGGCGCCGCTCACGACCTCAAACACGTGGCCAGCGGCGATTGCCACGGCGAAGGCAACCAGGCCCATAATGTGCTGAACGACGACTTCAACGCCGTGTATGGCGCGAATGGAGTACGGGTCGGCCTGCCGTGCGCCTCGAAGCGCTTCGACATGAAGTTCACGTCACCGGCGGCGATCGAGAACTATCTACGGCCCGCGGCCAGGCCGGAGTGCTCAACGCCTGCCTCAGCAACCCGTCAAGCTCGCATTCGGGCAATCTCGGCGGCGAAGTGTTGGCGCTGGAGCTCAACGTCAACTTCAGCGCGGCCGGATTCACCGAAGGCCCGGGCGGCCCGTT
Coding sequences:
- a CDS encoding DegQ family serine endoprotease — its product is MFRKIAAASCGVFLGIMIAFARAGAFPFWSGSSQQDQTKSQSQQAKPESAPAQRTAQAEGDRGPAPANQPEPNEPAVAIPSFAPLVKRVMPSVVNVSVVQQVKAGSPFGDQGGPGDSPDAPDSPEGPGGMGPGGPGGPGGQGGPGGPEQGPFGQANPFDQFRRFFGQIPHEYKQHGLGSGVIVSPDGYILTNNHVAGHADEIHVRLLDKREFTAKVVGKDPKTDLALIKIDTHQPLPVAPLGDSNSAEVGDWVVAIGSPFGFTSTVTAGIISAKGRALGGNYDDFIQTDASINPGNSGGPLFNAKGQVIGINTAIYSSTGSNAGIGFAIPIDIAKQVMQQLKEHGKVVRGWLGVEIQEVTPDLAQSFNLPKPEGALVANVEKEGPALKSGIQRGDIIVKFNGTAVQDEHQLPELVAQTPIGDSVPVELIRNGKHLTIQVKVAELKEEQLASAKTEEPGSNWGLQVQSITPEIANQLNLNSTKGVVVRGVTPDSPAADAGIQQGDIVLEVNHAKVNSVDDFLSAAKQAKKEKNSTLLLVQRGSATMYTVIKPQG